The following are encoded together in the Mesoterricola sediminis genome:
- a CDS encoding NADH-quinone oxidoreductase subunit N produces the protein MYLSAGEFSAILPLLIPALGACLLPLAALDKDQATVKWVRGAMFLMALFSLAGGFLYVARLWASGAQPTYGPLQMDRLGQFACIFTYVAAALAVLQLWDHLHQEGWVKGETLSLLLFSATGMVLFASSSNLILLFLGLELLSIPLYALTATVRTRPQAFEGGMKYFLTGAVAASCFLMGSVLLYGVTGSMELSTIGQFIGAARPDPLVLVGTALVLGGFLFKISAVPFHQWTPDVYEAAPHPITAFMSVATKAAAVLALLRVLGAGVPAPGALRIQSAVAVVAILTLVLGNLAALAQENIKRMLAYSSISHAGYLLLGVVAGTAEAYTGIIFYLAAYLAMNMGAFGLLSCFGLVGDRTTFDDVKGLGWKRPDLAVLATLCMFSLAGIPPLAGFYGKYMIFKELILQGHVGMAVAGVLASLVSVYYYLRLPVALFLDKRSEKAEREDAERPGFRAPLAGAALLVCGFLVVVMGLFPGTLYKGFAKRVVEDAFHIVR, from the coding sequence ATGTACCTCTCCGCGGGCGAATTCTCCGCCATCCTGCCCCTCCTCATCCCGGCCCTGGGGGCCTGCCTCCTGCCGCTGGCCGCCCTGGACAAGGACCAGGCGACGGTGAAGTGGGTCCGGGGCGCCATGTTCCTGATGGCCCTCTTCAGCCTCGCTGGCGGGTTCCTGTACGTCGCCCGCCTCTGGGCCTCGGGCGCCCAGCCGACCTACGGCCCCCTCCAGATGGACCGCCTGGGCCAGTTCGCCTGTATCTTCACCTACGTCGCGGCCGCCCTGGCGGTGCTCCAGCTGTGGGACCACCTCCACCAGGAGGGCTGGGTGAAGGGCGAGACGCTCTCCCTGCTGCTCTTCTCGGCGACCGGCATGGTCCTCTTCGCCAGCAGCTCCAACCTGATCCTCCTCTTCCTCGGCCTGGAGCTCCTGAGCATCCCCCTCTATGCGCTCACGGCCACCGTCCGCACCCGCCCCCAGGCCTTCGAGGGCGGCATGAAGTACTTCCTCACCGGCGCCGTGGCGGCGTCCTGCTTCCTCATGGGTTCGGTGCTCCTCTACGGCGTCACCGGCTCCATGGAGCTGTCCACCATCGGCCAGTTCATCGGCGCGGCCCGCCCCGACCCCCTGGTGCTGGTGGGGACCGCCCTCGTGCTGGGCGGGTTCCTCTTCAAGATCAGCGCCGTGCCCTTCCACCAGTGGACCCCCGACGTCTACGAGGCCGCGCCCCATCCCATCACCGCCTTCATGTCCGTGGCCACCAAGGCCGCGGCCGTCCTGGCCCTCCTGCGGGTGCTGGGCGCCGGCGTGCCCGCCCCGGGCGCCCTGCGCATCCAGAGCGCCGTGGCCGTGGTCGCCATCCTGACCCTGGTGCTGGGCAACCTGGCCGCCCTGGCCCAGGAGAACATCAAGCGCATGCTGGCCTACTCCAGCATCAGCCACGCGGGCTACCTCCTGCTGGGCGTGGTGGCCGGCACCGCCGAGGCCTACACGGGCATCATCTTCTACCTGGCCGCCTACCTGGCCATGAACATGGGCGCCTTCGGCCTCCTCAGCTGCTTCGGACTGGTGGGCGACCGAACCACCTTCGATGACGTGAAGGGCCTGGGCTGGAAGCGGCCCGACCTGGCCGTGCTGGCCACCCTCTGCATGTTCAGCCTGGCCGGTATTCCGCCCCTGGCGGGCTTCTATGGCAAGTACATGATCTTCAAGGAATTGATCCTCCAGGGCCACGTGGGCATGGCGGTGGCCGGCGTGCTGGCGAGCCTCGTGTCGGTGTACTACTACCTGCGGCTCCCGGTGGCCCTCTTCCTGGACAAGCGCAGCGAGAAGGCCGAGCGCGAGGATGCCGAGCGTCCCGGGTTCCGGGCGCCCCTGGCCGGTGCCGCCCTCCTGGTGTGCGGTTTCCTCGTGGTGGTGATGGGGCTCTTCCCCGGCACCCTCTACAAGGGGTTTGCCAAGCGGGTGGTCGAAGACGCCTTCCATATCGTTCGTTGA
- the nuoL gene encoding NADH-quinone oxidoreductase subunit L: MLKTAWLIPILPLLGSAFHGLLGRRAGKAAVTAVALGTVLASFALALMAFFAAKAAPGHRLDLVYFDWMAVGSLRVPFGLVFDPLSTVMALVVSGIGALIHLYSVGYMWEEEGYARYFCYLNLFVFFMLTLVLGSSLPLLFVGWEGVGLCSYLLIGYYIETDYAPAAGLKAFLFNRVGDLGMTMGMMALFGAFGTLTVSEILGKAGHLPQEATFGLLTFATLMMFLGATGKSAQIPLYLWLPDAMAGPTPVSALIHAATMVTSGIYLICRLAPVFVLTPTTLTVIAWTGGATALFAATMGLFQRDIKKVLAYSTVSQLGYMFLGLGAAGFAAGFLHVFTHAWFKALLFLGAGSVIHGLHHQQDLFRMGGLKAKMPVTFWTMAIATLCIMGFPGTSGFFSKDEILYLAYLKSPALWAVGLAGAACTAFYMWRLMGLAFWGEPRDHHAYDHAHESPWTMTLPLALLAVGALAAGLLGIPRIWGGTFAIEHWLEPSVTFGMAEAGEAVEHGSHALAWGLMGISTAVALASGFLGWSIYRKGTAAEEAFEGRHPFLYKVLANKYFVDEGVEAFILAPTRWMANLAWKFFDVILIDGVGVNLPGAVTRIAGDFTARTQTGRVRNYALGMAFGTVLLLWIFLK, translated from the coding sequence ATGCTCAAGACCGCCTGGCTCATCCCCATCCTGCCCCTCCTGGGCTCCGCCTTCCACGGGCTCCTCGGACGCCGCGCCGGCAAGGCCGCCGTGACCGCGGTGGCCCTGGGCACCGTGCTGGCCTCCTTCGCCCTGGCCCTCATGGCCTTCTTCGCCGCCAAGGCCGCCCCCGGCCACCGGCTCGACCTGGTCTACTTCGACTGGATGGCGGTGGGCTCCCTGCGGGTGCCCTTCGGCCTCGTCTTCGATCCCCTCTCCACGGTCATGGCCCTGGTGGTCAGCGGCATCGGCGCCCTCATCCACCTCTACTCCGTCGGCTACATGTGGGAGGAGGAGGGCTATGCCCGGTACTTCTGCTACCTGAACCTCTTCGTCTTCTTCATGCTCACCCTGGTGCTGGGCTCCAGCCTGCCCCTGCTCTTCGTGGGCTGGGAGGGCGTGGGCCTCTGCTCCTACCTGCTCATCGGCTACTACATCGAGACGGACTACGCGCCGGCGGCGGGCCTCAAGGCCTTCCTCTTCAACCGCGTGGGCGACCTGGGCATGACGATGGGCATGATGGCCCTCTTCGGCGCCTTCGGGACCCTGACCGTCTCCGAGATCCTCGGCAAGGCGGGCCACCTGCCCCAGGAGGCCACCTTCGGCCTGCTCACCTTCGCCACCCTGATGATGTTCCTGGGCGCCACCGGCAAGAGCGCCCAGATCCCCCTGTACCTCTGGCTTCCCGACGCCATGGCGGGCCCGACCCCGGTCAGCGCCCTCATCCACGCCGCCACCATGGTCACCTCGGGCATCTACCTCATCTGCCGCCTGGCGCCCGTCTTCGTGCTGACGCCCACGACCCTGACGGTCATCGCCTGGACGGGCGGGGCCACCGCCCTCTTCGCGGCCACCATGGGCCTCTTCCAGCGGGACATCAAGAAGGTCCTGGCCTACTCCACCGTCTCCCAGCTGGGCTACATGTTCCTGGGCCTGGGCGCCGCGGGCTTCGCGGCCGGCTTCCTCCACGTGTTCACCCACGCCTGGTTCAAGGCCCTCCTCTTCCTTGGCGCCGGCAGCGTCATCCACGGCCTCCATCACCAGCAGGACCTGTTCCGGATGGGCGGCCTCAAGGCCAAGATGCCCGTGACCTTCTGGACGATGGCGATCGCCACCCTCTGCATCATGGGCTTCCCCGGCACCTCCGGCTTCTTCAGCAAGGACGAGATCCTCTACCTCGCCTACCTGAAGAGCCCGGCCCTCTGGGCCGTGGGCCTCGCCGGCGCCGCCTGCACCGCCTTCTACATGTGGCGGCTCATGGGCCTGGCCTTCTGGGGCGAGCCCCGGGACCACCACGCCTACGACCACGCCCACGAGAGCCCCTGGACCATGACCCTCCCCCTGGCCCTCCTGGCCGTGGGGGCCCTGGCCGCGGGCCTGCTGGGCATCCCCCGGATCTGGGGCGGCACCTTCGCCATCGAGCACTGGCTCGAGCCCTCCGTCACCTTCGGCATGGCCGAGGCCGGGGAGGCCGTGGAGCACGGCTCCCACGCCCTGGCCTGGGGCCTGATGGGGATCAGCACCGCCGTGGCCCTCGCCAGCGGCTTCCTGGGCTGGTCCATCTACCGCAAGGGCACCGCCGCCGAGGAGGCCTTCGAGGGCCGGCACCCCTTCCTCTACAAGGTGCTGGCCAACAAGTACTTCGTGGACGAGGGCGTCGAGGCCTTCATCCTGGCCCCGACGCGCTGGATGGCCAACCTGGCCTGGAAGTTCTTCGACGTCATCCTCATCGACGGCGTCGGGGTCAACCTGCCCGGCGCCGTCACCCGCATCGCCGGCGACTTCACCGCCCGCACCCAGACGGGCCGGGTCCGCAACTACGCGCTGGGCATGGCCTTCGGGACCGTGCTCCTGCTCTGGATCTTCTTGAAGTAG
- a CDS encoding nitric-oxide reductase large subunit yields the protein MKQRWLILFLVLIASFGVLGIGGRSIARNAPPIPAAVQGPEGVLVGPGQILEGQKSYLGHGGQHIGSIWGHGAYLAPDWTAKALHRWAELTLAGLRAQGLSEAEARARTRTLFQANTYDPATGTLALDPVQASAYARTRFELARTVVEGDKDASIPARWIPTLAEGERVADFFLWTAWTAAAHRPGEAVSYTQNWPQEPLTGNQITPISHLWSILSIVLLILGVGLMVWYQASREEEPFPAPQALAPQPATPSQRWSAIYFGVAMALFLVQVLMGVVTVHFGIESNALYGVDLSRILPYAASRTWHLQLAVFWIATCWLATGLFLGPRLAGREPKGQALGVAGLLLALVVVVVGALAGSQQAILGRLSGSFLLGHQGYEYVELGRLWQILLTVGLVGWLVLVVRALRPALAAEKGRLGLLKLFLLAAVAIPLFYSAGFMYNRETHIALAEYWRWWVVHLWVEGFFEVFATVAIALLSTRMGLLREKTALRSVNLSMILFLGSGVIGTFHHLYFTGSPAFISALGATFSALEIVPLTIVGYELAQSLRAGRALGSGYEWPFRYFAAVCFWNLVGAGVFGMLINPPSILYFGQGLNTTPIHSHAALFGVYGFLAIALMLFSLRGMTPDSGWDARLLKIGFWGLNGGLVLMLVMSLIPSGLHQIVQSLQYGTWYARSAEVVQSPLMRSFTWLRVPGDVIFGLGALAVAVFAVKAALAAWKWKQA from the coding sequence ATGAAACAACGTTGGCTGATCCTGTTCCTCGTCCTCATCGCCAGTTTCGGCGTCCTGGGCATCGGCGGCAGGTCCATCGCCCGGAACGCCCCGCCCATCCCGGCGGCGGTCCAGGGCCCCGAGGGGGTCCTGGTGGGTCCGGGCCAGATCCTGGAAGGCCAGAAGAGCTACCTGGGCCATGGCGGCCAGCACATCGGCTCCATCTGGGGCCACGGGGCCTACCTGGCCCCGGACTGGACGGCCAAGGCCCTCCACCGCTGGGCCGAGCTGACCCTGGCGGGCCTGCGGGCCCAGGGCCTGTCCGAGGCCGAGGCCCGGGCCCGGACCCGGACCCTGTTCCAGGCCAACACCTATGATCCGGCCACCGGCACCCTGGCCCTGGACCCGGTCCAGGCGTCGGCCTACGCCCGGACCCGCTTCGAACTGGCCCGCACCGTGGTCGAAGGCGACAAGGACGCGTCCATCCCCGCCCGCTGGATCCCCACCCTCGCGGAAGGGGAGCGGGTGGCCGATTTCTTCCTGTGGACGGCCTGGACGGCCGCGGCCCACCGCCCCGGCGAGGCCGTCAGCTACACCCAGAACTGGCCCCAGGAGCCCCTCACCGGCAACCAGATCACCCCGATCAGCCACCTCTGGAGCATCCTCTCCATCGTCCTGCTGATCCTCGGGGTGGGCCTCATGGTCTGGTACCAGGCCTCCCGGGAGGAGGAGCCCTTCCCCGCCCCCCAGGCCCTGGCGCCCCAGCCCGCCACCCCCAGCCAGCGCTGGTCCGCCATCTACTTCGGCGTGGCCATGGCCCTCTTCCTCGTCCAGGTGCTCATGGGCGTGGTGACCGTCCACTTCGGGATCGAGTCCAACGCCCTTTACGGGGTGGACCTGTCCCGCATCCTGCCCTACGCCGCCAGCCGCACCTGGCACCTCCAGCTGGCGGTCTTCTGGATCGCCACCTGCTGGCTGGCCACCGGCCTCTTCCTGGGCCCCCGCCTTGCCGGCCGTGAACCCAAGGGCCAGGCCCTGGGCGTGGCCGGCCTGCTCCTCGCCCTCGTGGTCGTGGTGGTCGGCGCCCTCGCCGGCAGCCAGCAGGCGATCCTGGGCCGCCTTTCCGGGTCCTTCCTCCTGGGCCACCAGGGCTACGAATACGTCGAGCTGGGCCGCCTCTGGCAGATCCTCCTCACCGTCGGCCTCGTGGGCTGGCTCGTGCTCGTCGTCCGGGCCCTCCGCCCCGCCCTCGCGGCCGAGAAGGGCCGGCTGGGCCTCCTGAAGCTCTTCCTCCTGGCCGCCGTCGCCATCCCCCTCTTCTACTCCGCGGGCTTCATGTACAACCGCGAGACGCACATCGCCCTGGCCGAGTACTGGCGCTGGTGGGTGGTCCACCTCTGGGTGGAGGGCTTCTTCGAGGTCTTCGCCACCGTGGCCATCGCGCTCCTCTCCACCCGCATGGGCCTGCTCCGCGAGAAGACCGCCCTGCGCAGCGTGAACCTGAGCATGATCCTCTTCCTGGGCTCGGGCGTCATCGGCACCTTCCACCACCTCTACTTCACCGGCTCCCCGGCCTTCATCTCGGCCCTGGGCGCCACCTTCAGCGCCCTGGAGATCGTCCCCCTCACCATCGTGGGCTATGAGCTGGCCCAGAGCCTGCGCGCCGGCCGCGCCCTGGGGAGCGGCTACGAGTGGCCCTTCCGCTACTTCGCCGCGGTCTGCTTCTGGAACCTGGTGGGCGCCGGCGTCTTCGGCATGCTCATCAACCCGCCCTCCATCCTCTACTTCGGGCAGGGCCTGAACACGACCCCCATCCACAGCCACGCCGCCCTTTTCGGCGTCTACGGCTTCCTCGCCATCGCCCTGATGCTCTTCAGCCTGCGCGGCATGACCCCCGATTCCGGCTGGGACGCGCGGCTCCTGAAGATCGGCTTCTGGGGCCTCAACGGCGGCCTCGTCCTGATGCTCGTCATGAGTCTCATCCCCAGCGGCCTGCACCAGATCGTCCAGAGCCTCCAGTACGGCACCTGGTACGCCCGCAGCGCCGAGGTGGTCCAGAGCCCCCTGATGCGCAGCTTCACCTGGCTCCGCGTCCCCGGCGACGTCATCTTCGGCCTGGGCGCCCTGGCCGTGGCGGTCTTCGCCGTGAAGGCGGCCCTCGCCGCCTGGAAGTGGAAGCAGGCCTGA
- a CDS encoding NuoI/complex I 23 kDa subunit family protein, translating into MAVVVKKVELNWVDRTYVIPVLKGMAITIGHFFRQIFTPSRKRFTVQYPDWKREPAPGFRGLHELKRFEDGSIKCVACFMCAEACPARCITIEADEFGDLNRLQGFAEKRPKNFQIDMLRCIYCGMCEEACPKDAIWLRSDYEQASYDRLGMLFGKWDLMNTYADKDGKARITQDPTPSVPRAPGKA; encoded by the coding sequence ATGGCCGTCGTCGTCAAGAAAGTCGAACTCAACTGGGTGGACCGCACGTACGTGATCCCCGTGCTCAAGGGGATGGCGATCACCATCGGCCACTTCTTCCGCCAGATCTTCACGCCCAGCCGGAAGCGCTTCACCGTGCAGTACCCCGACTGGAAGCGGGAGCCGGCCCCCGGCTTCCGGGGCCTCCACGAGCTCAAGCGCTTCGAGGACGGCTCCATCAAGTGCGTGGCCTGCTTCATGTGCGCCGAGGCCTGCCCCGCGCGGTGCATCACCATCGAGGCCGACGAGTTCGGCGACCTGAACCGGCTCCAGGGATTCGCCGAGAAGCGCCCGAAGAACTTCCAGATCGACATGCTGCGCTGCATCTACTGCGGCATGTGCGAGGAGGCCTGCCCCAAGGACGCCATCTGGCTGCGCAGCGACTACGAGCAGGCCTCGTACGACCGCCTCGGCATGCTCTTCGGCAAGTGGGACCTCATGAACACCTATGCGGACAAGGACGGCAAGGCCCGGATCACCCAGGATCCGACCCCCAGCGTCCCCCGCGCTCCCGGAAAGGCCTAG
- a CDS encoding GxxExxY protein: protein MGRHWGEVDGEDHPHKEITQAIIGEAIEIQKALGHGLLEDPYKVCLAHSLRLAGHKVKREVFLDIEWRGLVGLILSPRASARSSAPPRSNRMLRMRARVPSSGVARAASEAPPYPYDPISMKCCC from the coding sequence ATGGGAAGGCATTGGGGAGAGGTCGACGGGGAGGATCATCCGCACAAGGAGATCACCCAGGCCATCATCGGGGAGGCCATCGAGATCCAGAAGGCTCTGGGGCACGGACTCCTGGAAGATCCCTACAAGGTCTGTCTGGCGCACTCCCTGAGACTGGCCGGCCATAAGGTGAAGCGGGAGGTTTTCCTGGATATCGAGTGGAGGGGGCTTGTGGGCTTGATCCTTTCTCCGCGAGCCTCAGCGAGATCCTCCGCGCCTCCGCGTTCCAATAGGATGCTGCGAATGCGCGCCCGAGTCCCGTCAAGTGGTGTAGCAAGAGCGGCCAGCGAAGCGCCGCCGTACCCGTATGATCCGATTTCAATGAAATGCTGCTGCTGA
- the nuoH gene encoding NADH-quinone oxidoreductase subunit NuoH, with amino-acid sequence MEHFAQLLHLSPAMAWMVVKLIIAFAAPLVLAAVLTWVERRGAAMIQDRIGPNRAAILGRWRLLGLVQLAADGIKFFLKEDLVTRDANKTLFWLAPFMAFVPAMMGFAVIPFGRSFVENGTAYHLSLLDPGNGMGMLYPMAIGSVAVYGILTASWSSNNKWSILGGMRSSAQMVSYEIGMSVAVLAIFMTTGGYDPHQIIAAQDSVLHWNVVRHFFGFLVFFTCMFAETNRLPFDFAEGESEIVAGFHTEYGSMKFALLQLSEYVHIVVASSLIVTLYFGGWQVPFVKDPAVLLSVLSFAGKVVFFCWVFIWIRWTLPRFRFDQLMFLGWKVMLPLSLANLLVHAYFMHRWG; translated from the coding sequence ATGGAACATTTCGCCCAACTCCTGCACCTGTCGCCCGCCATGGCCTGGATGGTCGTCAAGCTGATCATCGCCTTCGCGGCCCCCCTCGTCCTGGCCGCCGTCCTCACGTGGGTCGAGCGCCGGGGCGCCGCCATGATCCAGGACCGCATCGGTCCGAACCGGGCGGCGATCCTGGGCCGCTGGCGGCTGCTGGGCCTGGTCCAGCTCGCCGCGGACGGCATCAAGTTCTTCCTCAAGGAGGACCTGGTCACCCGCGACGCCAACAAGACCCTCTTCTGGCTGGCCCCCTTCATGGCCTTCGTGCCCGCCATGATGGGCTTCGCCGTGATCCCCTTCGGGCGCAGCTTCGTGGAGAACGGCACCGCCTACCACCTGAGCCTGCTGGATCCCGGCAACGGCATGGGCATGCTCTACCCCATGGCCATCGGGTCCGTGGCGGTCTACGGCATCCTCACCGCTTCCTGGAGCTCCAACAACAAGTGGTCCATCCTCGGCGGCATGCGCAGCTCCGCCCAGATGGTGAGCTACGAGATCGGCATGAGCGTGGCCGTCCTGGCCATCTTCATGACCACGGGCGGCTACGACCCCCACCAGATCATCGCCGCCCAGGATTCCGTCCTGCACTGGAACGTGGTCCGGCACTTCTTCGGGTTCCTGGTCTTCTTCACCTGCATGTTCGCCGAGACGAACCGCCTGCCCTTCGACTTCGCCGAGGGCGAGAGCGAGATCGTGGCCGGGTTCCACACGGAATACGGCTCCATGAAGTTCGCCCTCCTCCAGCTGTCGGAGTACGTGCACATCGTCGTGGCCTCCAGCCTCATCGTCACCCTCTACTTCGGCGGCTGGCAGGTGCCCTTCGTCAAGGATCCCGCCGTCCTCCTCTCCGTCCTCTCCTTCGCGGGCAAGGTCGTGTTCTTCTGCTGGGTCTTCATCTGGATCCGCTGGACGCTGCCCCGCTTCCGCTTTGATCAGCTGATGTTCCTGGGCTGGAAGGTCATGCTTCCCCTCAGCCTGGCCAACCTCCTGGTCCATGCTTACTTCATGCACCGCTGGGGTTGA
- the nuoK gene encoding NADH-quinone oxidoreductase subunit NuoK, whose translation MTSLTPILQGNLQGYILVALLLFVIGLFVVLSRRTVLIQFMGVELMLNAANVALLAFARARGNDVQATVFYLFIIAVAACEAAVGLALVVGLFRLRQTTDSDRADALKL comes from the coding sequence ATGACCTCCCTGACCCCCATCCTCCAGGGAAACCTCCAGGGCTACATCCTGGTGGCCCTGCTCCTCTTCGTCATCGGGCTCTTCGTCGTGCTGAGCCGCCGCACGGTCCTGATCCAGTTCATGGGCGTCGAGCTGATGCTCAACGCCGCGAACGTGGCCCTGCTGGCCTTCGCCCGCGCCCGCGGCAACGACGTCCAGGCCACCGTCTTCTACCTCTTCATCATCGCGGTGGCCGCCTGCGAGGCGGCCGTCGGTCTCGCCCTGGTGGTCGGCCTCTTCCGCCTGCGCCAGACCACCGATTCCGACCGCGCCGACGCGCTCAAGCTGTGA
- a CDS encoding complex I subunit 4 family protein, translating into MITPWLNSHLLTFLVFAPFILGAVLLLFPERQAPLAKLLAILGATGLLAIAAAHLFRMQPGAAGALFVERSYWFTAVGVPVEYHLSLDGLNFWLVILTVFLVPLTMLGTWNSLTSRAGSAFALFLMLESGMLGALVAQDLLLFYLFWEAMLLPMYFLIGVWGGAERKYAATKFMLFTLAGSLLWLVALLYTAGHAGSFSPEVMAQAAARMPVKAQNLLFLTFALAFAVKVPLFPLHTWLPDAHTEAPTAGSVILAGVLLKLGSYGFLRFAIPIFPGSAVHYAGTLAALSTVAIIYGALVAMMQTDIKKLVAYSSVSHMGFVMLGIASFTVVGTQGAMLQMLNHGISTGALFLLVGMIYDRAHTRRIADFGGVALRMPVFTAFFLIVTLSSIGLPLTNGFTGEFLILNGTWLSGFGWGRATACFATLGVLLSAAYMLWMVKRVFWGPENPDPESGTHHLHADLTPREIAVMLPLVVLIFWMGIHPQTFLGHSETQVSRALVQAQAPAARTPVFDAEVK; encoded by the coding sequence GTGATCACGCCCTGGCTCAATTCACACCTCCTCACCTTCCTCGTGTTCGCCCCGTTCATCCTGGGGGCGGTCCTCCTGCTGTTCCCGGAGCGGCAGGCGCCGCTGGCCAAGCTCCTGGCCATCCTGGGCGCGACGGGCCTCCTGGCCATCGCGGCCGCCCACCTCTTCCGGATGCAGCCCGGCGCCGCCGGCGCGCTCTTCGTGGAGCGGAGCTACTGGTTCACCGCCGTGGGCGTGCCCGTGGAATACCACCTCTCCCTGGACGGCCTGAACTTCTGGCTCGTGATCCTGACAGTGTTCCTCGTGCCCCTGACCATGCTGGGGACCTGGAACAGCCTCACCAGCCGCGCCGGATCCGCCTTCGCCCTCTTCCTCATGCTGGAATCCGGCATGCTGGGGGCCCTGGTGGCCCAGGACCTGCTCCTCTTCTACCTGTTCTGGGAGGCCATGCTGCTGCCGATGTACTTCCTCATCGGCGTCTGGGGCGGGGCCGAGCGCAAGTACGCCGCCACCAAGTTCATGCTCTTCACCCTGGCGGGCTCCCTCCTCTGGCTGGTCGCGCTCCTGTATACGGCCGGCCACGCCGGGAGCTTCTCCCCCGAGGTCATGGCCCAGGCCGCGGCCCGCATGCCCGTGAAGGCCCAGAACCTGCTCTTCCTGACCTTCGCCCTGGCCTTCGCGGTCAAGGTCCCCCTCTTCCCCCTGCACACCTGGCTCCCCGACGCCCACACCGAGGCCCCCACCGCGGGCTCGGTCATCCTCGCCGGCGTGCTGCTGAAGCTGGGCTCCTACGGGTTCCTGCGCTTCGCCATCCCCATCTTCCCCGGGTCCGCCGTGCACTACGCCGGCACCCTCGCCGCCCTCTCCACGGTCGCCATCATCTACGGCGCCCTGGTGGCCATGATGCAGACCGACATCAAGAAGCTCGTGGCCTACTCCTCCGTGAGCCACATGGGCTTCGTGATGCTGGGCATCGCCTCCTTCACCGTGGTGGGCACCCAGGGCGCGATGCTCCAGATGCTGAACCACGGCATCTCCACCGGCGCCCTCTTCCTCCTGGTCGGCATGATCTACGACCGGGCCCACACCCGCCGCATCGCCGACTTCGGCGGCGTGGCCCTGAGGATGCCCGTGTTCACGGCCTTCTTCCTGATCGTGACCCTCAGCAGCATCGGCCTGCCCCTCACCAACGGGTTCACGGGCGAGTTCCTGATCCTGAACGGGACCTGGCTCTCCGGCTTCGGCTGGGGCCGCGCCACGGCCTGCTTCGCCACCCTGGGCGTCCTCCTGAGCGCGGCCTACATGCTCTGGATGGTCAAGCGCGTCTTCTGGGGCCCCGAGAATCCCGACCCCGAGAGCGGGACGCATCACCTCCACGCGGACCTCACCCCCCGCGAGATCGCCGTCATGCTGCCGCTGGTGGTCCTCATCTTCTGGATGGGCATCCACCCGCAGACCTTCCTGGGCCATTCCGAGACGCAGGTGTCGCGGGCCCTCGTCCAGGCCCAGGCCCCCGCGGCCCGGACCCCCGTGTTTGATGCCGAGGTGAAGTGA
- a CDS encoding NADH-quinone oxidoreductase subunit J family protein, which yields MFAIFALITLFGALSVAFQKNLVVAGLCMVLTFFGVAGLYLLLSNPVAAALQIIVYSGAIVVLVLFVIMLLSAHEEEPAGRTMPIQRWGSAVVALALAAGAVRVVLTSGFMQAMKPLKIQGPMNLNLVGVELFRGHLVAFEVAGLLLLATMIGAVALVKKDL from the coding sequence ATGTTCGCGATCTTCGCCCTCATCACCCTGTTCGGCGCCCTCTCGGTGGCCTTCCAGAAGAACCTGGTCGTCGCGGGCCTCTGCATGGTCCTGACCTTCTTCGGGGTCGCCGGGCTCTACCTGCTCCTCTCCAACCCCGTGGCCGCCGCCCTCCAGATCATCGTCTACTCCGGCGCCATCGTGGTGCTGGTGCTCTTCGTGATCATGCTGCTCAGCGCCCACGAGGAGGAGCCTGCGGGGCGGACGATGCCGATCCAGCGCTGGGGCTCCGCCGTGGTGGCCCTGGCCCTGGCCGCCGGCGCGGTCCGGGTCGTGCTCACCTCCGGGTTCATGCAGGCCATGAAGCCCCTGAAGATCCAGGGCCCCATGAACCTCAACCTGGTCGGCGTCGAGCTGTTCCGCGGCCACCTCGTGGCCTTCGAAGTCGCCGGCCTGCTCCTGCTGGCCACCATGATCGGGGCCGTGGCCCTGGTGAAGAAGGACCTCTGA